In Ostrea edulis chromosome 4, xbOstEdul1.1, whole genome shotgun sequence, a single window of DNA contains:
- the LOC125667796 gene encoding histone H4 has translation MSGRGKGGKGLGKGGAKRHRKVLRDNIQGITKPAIRRLARRGGVKRISGLIYEETRGVLKVFLENVIRDAVTYTEHAKRKTVTAMDVVYALKRQGRTLYGFGG, from the coding sequence ATGTCAGGAAGAGGCAAAGGAGGAAAAGGTCTTGGAAAGGGGGGCGCCAAGCGTCACAGGAAAGTCCTTAGAGATAACATCCAGGGTATTACCAAGCCCGCCATCCGTCGTCTTGCACGTAGAGGTGGAGTCAAACGTATCTCTGGACTCATTTACGAGGAGACCCGTGGTGTGTTGAAAGTTTTCCTTGAGAACGTGATTCGTGATGCTGTCACCTACACCGAGCACGCCAAGAGAAAGACAGTCACAGCCATGGATGTTGTCTACGCCCTCAAGAGACAGGGACGCACCCTTTACGGATTCGGTGGTTAG
- the LOC125657353 gene encoding histone H3 produces the protein MADTAAPAKKVSKPKVPAAHPKYIDMIKAALGSLKECGGSSRQAILKHLMANYKVGNDVNSINAHLKMALKNGVKKGALKQAKGKGASGSFKLGDKPKAEQKPKAKKVAKPKAAKPKKAAAAKPKKATVEKKVKKTPKKPAAPKKAARKSAPATGGVKKPHRYRPGTVALREIRRYQKSTELLIRKLPFQRLVREIAQDFKTDLRFQSSAVMALQEASEAYLVGLFEDTNLCAIHAKRVTIMPKDIQLARRIRGERA, from the exons ATGGCAGATACCGCAGCTCCCGCGAAAAAGGTTTCCAAGCCCAAGGTGCCTGCAGCGCACCCAAAATACATCGACATGATCAAGGCTGCCCTCGGGTCACTGAAAGAGTGTGGTGGATCTTCTAGACAAGCCATTCTTAAGCACCTGATGGCCAATTATAAAGTGGGCAATGACGTCAACTCCATCAATGCCCACCTCAAAATGGCCCTTAAGAATGGAGTCAAAAAGGGTGCTTTGAAGCAAGCCAAGGGTAAAGGTGCCAGCGGCTCCTTCAAGCTTGGAGATAAGCCCAAGGCTGAGCAGAAGCCTAAAGCCAAGAAAGTAGCCAAACCAAAGGCTGCCAAACCTAAGAAGGCTGCTGCTGCCAAGCCCAAGAAGGCGACCGTAGAGAAAAAAGTGAAGAAGACGCCAAAGAAACCAGCCGCACCCAAGAAG GCCGCCCGTAAGAGCGCCCCAGCCACCGGTGGCGTCAAGAAGCCCCACAGATACAGGCCAGGAACTGTCGCTCTTCGTGAGATCAGACGGTACCAGAAAAGCACTGAGCTTCTCATCAGGAAACTCCCATTCCAGCGTCTGGTCCGTGAAATTGCACAGGACTTCAAGACCGATCTGCGTTTCCAGAGCTCTGCCGTTATGGCCCTTCAGGAAGCTAGTGAGGCCTACCTTGTAGGACTCTTTGAGGATACCAACTTGTGCGCTATCCACGCCAAGAGGGTGACCATCATGCCCAAGGATATCCAGCTTGCCAGACGTATCCGTGGCGAGCGAGCTTAA
- the LOC130054324 gene encoding histone H4 produces the protein MSGRGKGGKGLGKGGAKRHRKVLRDNIQGITKPAIRRLARRGGVKRISGLIYEETRGVLKVFLENVIRDAVTYTEHAKRKTVTAMDVVYALKRQGRTLYGFGG, from the coding sequence ATGTCGGGAAGAGGCAAAGGAGGAAAAGGTCTTGGAAAGGGGGGCGCCAAGCGTCACAGGAAAGTCCTTAGAGATAACATCCAGGGTATTACCAAGCCCGCCATCCGTCGTCTTGCACGTAGAGGTGGAGTCAAACGTATCTCTGGACTCATTTACGAGGAGACCCGTGGTGTGTTGAAAGTTTTCCTTGAGAACGTGATTCGTGATGCTGTCACCTACACCGAGCACGCCAAGAGAAAGACAGTCACAGCCATGGATGTTGTCTACGCCCTCAAGAGACAGGGACGCACCCTTTACGGATTCGGTGGTTAG